The Verrucomicrobium spinosum DSM 4136 = JCM 18804 DNA segment GAGCATGAAAACCGACCAATTCTTCAATCGTGAACTGAGCTGGCTTGCGTTCAATGAACGCGTGTTGGAAGAGGCTGCCAAGGACACGCTGCCTGTCCTTGAGCGCGTCAAATTCATCGCCATCACCGCATCCAACCTGGATGAATTCTTCATGGTCCGGGTGGGTGGGCTGCAGTTCCTGAAGGATGCCAACAAGCGGGTGCGGGACCTCGCGGGCCTCACCCCCACCCAGCAGCTTGCCCAGATCCGCGAGCGCACCCTCCACTTCATCGACACCCAGTACGAGATCCTCAACCTCCATCTGCGCCCCCTGCTGCGTGACAAGGGCATCCGTCGCATGATGCCGGATGAATTGACTCCCGGCCAGCGCACCTATCTGCACGACTACTTCAACGAGCAGATCTTCCCGGTCCTCTCCCCCATCGCCGTGGATCCCGATGAGGAGCGCATCGCCCTGCCCGCTCTCCACATTCTCCTCATGAGCGAGGTGCGCTCTCGCGAGGAAGAGAAGGCCCCGGAGACCGTCCGCTATGTGGTCTTCACCGTGCCCCCCAGCCTGCCGCGCCATGTAGTCATCCCAGACGTCGAAGGTGCCACCCATTCCTACATCAATGTGGAGGACCTGGTTGAGATGTTCATCCACCAGTACTTCCCTCAGGAGCAGGTGCATGGCACGGCCCGGTTCCGCATCAGCCGCAACAGCGACATCACCCTGGATGATGAAAGCGCCCAGGATCTCGCAACGGAAATGGAGCAAATCCTGGTGGCCCGGCAGTCATCCAGCACCATACGGCTGGAAATCGAAGAAGAGAGTGACGTCACCCCCAGCCTGGTCAAATCCATTCAGAGGCTCTGCGATGTCAATTCCAGCCAGACCTACATGATCCCCGGTGAGCTGGACCTGCGCTCCTGCTTTGGGCTGGCCTCCCTGCCAGGCTTCGAAAATCTCAAGGTCGCCCCCTGGCCGACCTCGGAGATCCAGGAGGTCGAGGACGCAGTGAGCATCTTCGATCTCATCCGTGAGGACGACTTGCTTCTTCACCACCCCTACGAGTCCTTCGAACCCGTTCTGCAGCTTGTTGAGCAGGCCGCCACAGACCCGAATGTGATCGCCATCAAGCAGATCCTCTACCGCACAGCCAAAAACAGCCGCATCATCAGCGCCCTCATCAAGGCAGCCCAGGCCGGCAAGCACGTGACGGTGCTGGTGGAGCTCAAAGCGCGGTTCGATGAAGCACGCAACCTGGAGCGCGCTGAGGACCTGCTCAATGCCGGTGCCCAGATCATCTACGGCGTGCGAGGTCTCAAGACGCATGCCAAAATCTGCCTCGTCCTGCGGCGTGAGGCCGGGCGCATGATGCGCTACTGCCACTTCGGCACCGGCAACTACAACGAGGCCACCTCCCGCCTCTACACAGACATCAGCTACCTCACCTGCCGGCCGGAATATGGAGCAGATGCCACATCCTTCTTCCACACCGTCACCGGCCGCTCCCGCTTCGTCCACTTCCAGCGCATCAGCATGGCCCCCTTTGGCCTGCGGGAGCGTCTGGTGGAGATGATCCAAAGCGAGACCGAACGCGCCCGCCAGGGCGAGGCTGCCGAGATGAAGCTAAAAATGAACTCCCTGGAGGATCCCCAGATGATCCAGGAACTCTATGCCGCCTCCAAGGCCGGCGTGAAGGTGCATCTTTGCGTCCGCGGCATCTGCTGCCTCCGCCCAGGCATCAAAGGCCTGAGCGAAAACATCCGCGTCGTCAGTATCATCGACCGTTATCTGGAGCACGGTCGCATTTTCTGGTTCCGCCAGGGCGGCAATCCCGTCGTCTTCATCGCCAGTGCGGATTTCATGAACCGGAATCTCAGCAAGCGCGTGGAACTGCTCACCCCAATTGAGGACGCCGATGCCCGCAAGCGTCTGGAAGAGCTTCTGGACACGCAGTTCGCAGACACCGTCCAGGCTCGTGAACTGGACAAGGATGGGGTGTATCTCCCGGTGAAAACGCTCAAACGCAAGCCGCTGCGCTCCCAGGAATACTTTGCCAAACAGGCCGCTCGCCGACATCGCTCCAGATCCCAGTCGCCCGATCTGCTGGTGCCTCACGTGCCCAAGTAAGGTGACCACCCGATGAGTGACACCCCACGCGGCCTGGCGCGGCAGGCAGTAGCCTCTACCCCCGAGACGACGAAGTACCACACCTTCTGGCCCCGCCTGTGGGCCCTGGTGGTGGACGTCGTGATCGTCCTCCCCTTCATCAGTCTGGGGGAATTCCTCCTGCATCCAGAGCGGGGGCAGTCGTCGGTGATCTCGGGTCTGGCTCTCGCTACTTTTCTACCCATCTGCTACCGCACGCTCATGCATGCCCGCTTTGGCCAGACCGTCGGGAAGATGGTCGCGCGGGTGAAGATTCTCGATGCCTCAGAGTCGCGGGGTCCCTCGTTCTGGCAATGCCTGGTGCGGGACCTGCCGGAGTACCTGGTCGCCACCTTGACGGCCTATCATACCATTGAACTGGTGCAACTGGGCCAGTATCAACCAGACCAACCCGACCGGAGCACCTTTGCCCAGATGATTGATCTCAGCTACATCACGTGGTGGTTCGCCGAGGGCATGGTCCTCTCCGCCAACTTCCGGCGTCGCGCCATTCACGACTGGCTGGCGGGGACGGTGGTGGTCAAGTGTCCGCCCAAACGCAGAAATCGGCCCCAAAAGGTCTGACGCGCCTCTGCCCCATCATCCTCATGTCGTCACTCGACCTTCCCATCCGCGCTGCTACCGAAACTGCCGTCCGCCACGGCATTCAACCTGATCGCTGTGACATCCTGCAAAATGCCAGCACCCTGGTCCTTCGGTTGACCGAGAACCTCGTGGCCCGGGTGGTGACGGATGTGGACGGCCCGCGCAAAGGCACAGAATGGTTCGCGAGGGAGAATGCCATCGCCGCCCACCTGACCCGTCACGGGGCACCGGCCATCCCGCTCCATCCAGACCTGCCCCCAGGGCCCCACGAGCACCTGGGTTATACACTGAACTTCTGGCAGTTTGTCACCATCACAGAAGACCCGCCCGCCAACGCGGCCGCAGGCCGCACGCTACAGCAATGTCATGCGATCTTGAGCAGCTTCCCCGAACCCCTGCCCAGCCTCGCCATCGTCCGGGAGAGCATCGATCTGCTGCAGACACTCCGTGACAAGTCGCTACTCCCCTCACCCACCATTGAGATGCTCGGCGCCCACCTTGAGGAAGCCCTTCAGGTCCTGGCCCATCATCCCCAGCAGGCGCTCCATGGCGATGCCCATCCTGGCAACCTGCTGAACACCACCGGAGGCCTCCGCTGGACCGACTGGGAGGATGCCTTTGCCGGCCCGGTGGAATGGGATGTGGCCTCCTTCATCTGGAATCCCCTGCTCCTGGACAACGATGTCAGCACCGCGAACCAAATTGTCGCCGCCTACTGCAAGGCCGGTGGCCGCCTTGATCTCGAGGCGATGAACCAATGCCTGATTGCGCGCGCCGCCGTCATCACGGCCTGGTATCCGGTGCTCTATCCCAATCCCAACGCAGACCGTCAGAACAAGCTACAGCGACGCATCCATTGGCTGGAAAGCCTTTCGCCACACCGTGGCACTGACTTCGGCTTGATCCTGCCCTGATAAAAAGAAAACCGATGCCTGTTAAGGGCACCGGTTTTCCAACAACACAACAACAACTTTAAGCTAACAACTGAAAGGGGCTGAGCACTCGGCCTCAATAGGAGTATCCGCGGTTGCCGTAGTACCCACGGTCGGAGTAGTACCCACGGTTCGCATAGTAGCGGCGGCGGTCATAGTTCCGCTGGTCCTGCGAATCACCGATCATGTTGCCGCCCAAGGCACCCAAGGCACCGCCAATGGCTGCGCCTTCAAGGCCGCGACCACTTTGGTGACCGACAATGCCCCCTACGGCAGCACCGCCCAGACCACCAACGACCGTGCCCGTTCTGGCGTTCGGACCTGAGGCGCATGAACTCATCATCACCGCCGCCAGAGCAGCTGCGCTGAGGACGGGGATACGATGAAAGAGCCGATTAAGAATGGAGGGATTTTTCATGACTAGTCGGGGTTTGAATTGAGATGACTGGAATCAATTCCGTGATCGGCGTGGTTCGCATGGGGATTTCCTCCGCTGGCCGAGGTGGGGTTCTGTTCCGACGGGAACGTTTTGATTTCTTTGGCAGAGGTATCAGGACGCACGTAGTCAGGAAGGAAGCTGGGGAACTCACGGTGTACGGATCTGATGAATCGCATGCATTCTTATGTGCAAAGCACATGCCAGCCTTGCTCCATAACATTCAATGATCTCACAATGAACGCATTACCACCTTTTGACACCCCATTCATCCTCGATCAATTGGTCTCAGGACGAAGCAATTGGCACGATGCCGAGTGCAGATTGCAAGATGCTTTCCTCGACGGAAGGTCAGTTGTCCGGTAACTTTCGGTAATCTGCCATTGTCGCAGTGATTTTTATCATTCCCGAGATGAGGAATTTGTTGTTTAGAGGCCTGTGACGATGGGTGTTACCTTGGCCAGTTTTGCTTCCAATGGGTTCCGATGGGCGGGCTTCTTGAGCCAGTCGTGCGGGCTGGTTGCGCTTGCCGCTGCCGTGCCAGGGGCCTCGTCTGCACAAAGTCAGCTGTACCGAGCCGAATCTCCGTCAGCAGAGCCCGCGACAGCCTTCGTCTGGCAAGCCAGATCAGACACCCCCTGGGCTACGGGTCTGGTGGCGGCACTGGGAGCTGGGGCCATCGCCGGGTATCTCGTTCACCGGGATCGCAGAAAGCGTTTCGAAATCGCCCTGGAGGGACGCCTCCGCACAGAGAAGTTCATCTCCGAACTATCCGTCTCTCTGATCAACGTTTCTGCCGATCAGATCGATCAGGAAGTCATTCGCGCGCTGGAGAGGATCCAGAGCGTGATGTCCATCGAGCATTGCGTCCTTTTTACCTATTCGCTACGAGCAGAGGCCCTGGTAATCACCCACGAGGCCGACGATCCCCCACGCCCCCCGCTGTCCCAAATCAATGGCTCTAAGTTCCCCTGGGTGCTATCCCATCTGACGGAAAAAGGAACCGTCCGCCTGAACGACACCTCACAGGATCTCCCCCTCGATGCACTTGCCGAGCGGGCAGCGTGTATTGAACTCGGCGTGCGGTCTGCCTTGATCATCCCTCTGCGGATGACGGATGCAGAGGTGCGGGGCGTCGCCTACGCCACCACGAGAGACGCCCGGCAATGGTCAGATGACCTCGCTTCAAGCCTACAGCTGATTGGGGACGTGCTGCTCTCCTCCCTCTCAGCCAAACAGGCAGAAACAGCCCTCCGCCACACCGAGACCAGCATGACGCTGGCAGCGGAGTCTGCCATGCTCGGCTTCTGGCGATGGTATCCCGATGAGAACCGCTCCTGGCTTACCGATCAAGCCCGGGCCATCTACGGATTCGAGAAGGACACCCGGGGCACTCACGCGGATTACCTAAAACGCATCCATCCTGAAGACCGGGCGGCAGCATTGACCCGGTTTGCTCGCGCCATCAAGGTGGACGAGAACTTCGAGCACGAGTACCGCCTCCTCTTCCCCGACGATGACATCCGTTGGGTGGTCGTAAGAGCCCGCCTGGTGCGCAAGCCCAACGGCCGGCTACAGGAGATCGTGGGCGTGAGCATCGACGTCACCAAAGACCGTGAGCAGGAACTGCGCATGCACCGGCAGCACGAGGAAATGGCCCGCCTCGGCCGGGTGGCGGTGTTGGGTGAAATGACAGCCTCGCTGGCCCATGAACTGAACCAGCCCCTCACTGCAATCGTCACAAATGCCTCGGCTGCACGTCGTTTCATGAACCGGGACAATCCCGATCCTGAGATGATGAACGACCTCCTCCAGGACATCACCACCGCAGGGCAGCGGGCCGGGGAGATCATCCGTGGCATTCGCAGCATGGTAAAGCCAGGTGGAGCTGGCAGAGAGGCGCTCGATGTGAACAGTCTCATCTCCGAGGTGCTGAGCCTCATGAAGACAGACATCATGGCCAAGTCCAGCTCGGTGGACTTGGATCTCGCACCACAACTCCCCCAGGTTCACGCCATCGCCGTCCAGGTACAACAGGTGCTCATGAATCTCTTGATGAACGCTCTGGAGGCCATGCAGCACCTGCCGGCAACCAGTCGGCGGCTCACGGTCTCCTCCAGCAGTCCCTCCGGAGAGGCGGTGCACATCTCAGTCCGTGATCTGGGCACGGGCCTGCCCACGGACGTTCCTACCCGGCGGCTCTTTGATCAGTTTTTCTCCACCAAACCAGATGGCATGGGCATGGGCCTTGCCATTGCCCGCTCGATCGTGGAAGGTCACGGCGGCACATTGGAGGCCAGTGACCATCCCGAAGGCGGTGCCAAGTTTACCATCATCCTACCCGTTCGAAAATTCGCACCGCCCAGTTCCAGGCCTGCATGAAAGCCACCTCTTCCCCGCCCGTTGTGTATGTGGTGGATGACGACGAACTCGTCCGCCGAAGCTTGCAGCGGTTGTTCCTGTCGGCCGGTCATGATGCCTTCACCTTCTCCAGCGCAGAGAGCTATCTCCAGCAGGTACTGCCCACCCGGCCAGCCTGTCTGGTCCTCGACCTTCAGATGCCGGGACTCAACGGCTTCGCCCTGCAAGATGAACTGACAGCCCGCGGCTCCCATGAGGGCATCGTCTTCATCAGTGGTCACGGCGACGTGCCAGCCTGTGCCCGCGCCTTGAAAAAAGGGGCGGTGGATTTTTTGATGAAACCCTTTGGGGATGACAGGCTGCTGGCATCTGTGGAGGAAGCACTCGCCTACTCCGAGCGCACTCTGAAGCAGGCGTTGAGCAGGCAGGGCGTGCAGGAGTTGCTGGCCACCCTCACCCCGCGGGAAATGGAAGTACTGCGCGGGGTGATCGCCGGCTACCTGAACAAGCAAATCGCAGCAGATCTGGGCACTAGCGAAAAGACCATCAAGGTGCATCGCGGCAGGGTGATGGAAAAACTGGAAGTCCACTCTGTCGCAGAACTCGTCCGCATGTGCGCCATGATAGGGCTTGAACCGGGATCGGCTGGGGCCGGTCGTGAAGAGGCTGTCTCCACATAGCCGGCTCACCCTGCCAGACACCAAGCAACGGTCCCTATGACGACCCACTTCCCCAACCGTGACCAGCCTCCCGATACTCCGATCTGTGTCGTCGAAGATGACCCCACCGTATTGAGGGCCATTTCCTGGCTGCTCGCTGCTGAAGGGTATGACATCCTTGGCTTCAGTCTGCCGCAGGAGTTTCTCACGCATGTGAGCACGAACAACGTGCCGCTAGTCGTGCTGGATGTGTGGATGGAAGGGATGAGCGGCCTGGAGGTCCAGACCCGTCTCCGGGCCATCTCTCCGACCACCAAGGTCATCATCATGACAGCCAATGCAGACCCTGCTACGCGGTCCCAGGCCGAAGCGGGAGGCGTTGCCGCATTCTTCGTCAAACCCTTCGACACGGACTCTTTCGTCCAGGCCATTGCCGCCATGGTAGGCAGGCGGAAGCCGGCCAGAGTGCCGTAAAGTCCGGCTGACGTTGGACCAAGGTCCAATAGCGACGGGCGAGACGTCGTCGCATATTGTGGCCGTTGAAGCGGATCCTTCCATCGTCGTCTTTACTCCGCATCCCTCTCACCTGTCTGGGGGTCGGCATCGGTGTACTTTCAGCCGCCACCGTGCTGACCATGGCTCCCAAGCTGGCCGTACTCCCCTTGGACGCAATATTGCCCAACACCGCCTGGACGTTTGGCCTTGCCGGACTTGCTTCGGCCCTGGGTACCGGAGCTTGGCTGCTTAAAGCCCCGCGTCCCGGGCATGAAGAGGTTGTTTTCAGAGAACTCCGGGATGCCTGCTCACAAAATGATCCACTGGCTGTCTTTGCGGCTCACACCCGCTGGCTGGCCGCTTTGGACATCGATTCCGAGGACTCATCCGAGATTGAGCTCTTTGCCCCCTTCTCCGAGTGGGAGGAAATGCAGCTCGCAGCAGAAGATGCCTCCCCCCATTGGAAGGGCGAGCAGTTCCTGAGCGTGCTGGAGCAACAGCGCGCTTCATACTTGGGCGAACGCCGCGCCTGAGAGGCTGGCCACATCCTGCAAACTAGGGCATCTCCCGGTTTCAACTGCGGTCCACCCCCACTTTTTTCAGTCAGTTGACTCGGCATTGGACTTTGGTCCAATATCATTAAACTGGCTAATGGGCTAGGATGTGGCATCAGTTTGAGAGAAACAGAAGCCATTCACCGCCTGATGTCCCCTTCCCTGTATGCCGCAAGCTTCCGCCGCCACAACGGCTCCGGTCTCTGCTTGGGCATGGGAAGCCAATGAGACTCCGGTACGGTGCGCATCATTTCAGCACGGGCAACGTAACCAAAGTATTCCGAAAACCAGCTGTAAGGAGTCAACAGCTTGATCTTGGATGGGTCTCGGAGATTGGAAACAAGGTTGCGTTGCCCGGCGCTGAACCCTCAAAAAATTGATGGTTCGGGCCTGAAGGTGCCAAGAGAGAGGCGCCCGCACTGTTGATGAACGTTCGCCGGTGGTAGGATGAGCATTCATATCTGAGGCGGCAAAAATCTCTCCCGCCTGTAGCGTTGATGGCTGATCAAACTCGGAACACTCTTCCCAAGAAGCTGAAGGCCCGAGCCCCCGCCAACAGCCAAAATCAGTGTCCGCTCTGGAGACGCGCAAACTGAGGCATCAGCCGCCACACATACCTTCAACCCATCCGGTCTGATGGCTTCGATGCCTCCAGCATCAGATGACACATTGCCCCTTAATTCAGGATGCTCTCGAACCACATGTCCGTGCGCTCCTGACGGGCTTGAATCCGTGCCTTTCTCCGGTCCATCTTGGACTGGTACTTCTCGTTCCTCTGCTTCAGCTTGTAATAGTACTCCGTATCATCCTGCGTGGAGGAGCAGGAGGTGAGGGCGATGCTGGCCAGAAGAAGCATGAGAATAACTCGGAAATACATGCGCATGAAATACAATGTCCGGGCTGGGAAGTAAATGCTTTGGTGACGTTCCATCACCTGTGAAAACAGGTTTTCACTTGGGTGAGTTGCCGGACTTGGAGCTCTTCTTGGATGCCCCCCCGTCCAAACTGGCCAGATAGGCGACCAGATCGCGAACCTGACGCTTGTTGAGCATGGCACCCATGGGCGGCATCACCGAGATCGGATCAGTCTTCGACTCAATCTGGGCTGTGTCCACCTTCTCCAACGCTCCATCCGCCAGTCGCAACTGGAGAGTCGAGGAAGTGTTGGCCACCAGCGTCCCAGTCAACATTTTGCCATCCTTCAATGTCACCGTCATGATCCCAAAGCCTGGGGCCACGGCTTTGGAGGGCGTGATCAATGCCTCCAGCAGGTAGATCCGATCCTTTTGCTTGCCGATGAGGTTCAGCGCGGGGCCGACAGTGCTGCCTTCCTTGCTCTCGAACTTGTGACAGGCGGTACAGTTCGCCGTGAGATTCTGCAGGGCAATTTCCTTGCCCAACTTCGCGTCTCCCCCTTCCAGGCACTCCTCAAAGGCAGCCGCAGTGCCCGCCTTCTCCGCCAGCGCCTTGTCATGGGTCGCGAGCCTCTCCTCCAGCGCCGGAGCACTGCTGCGGCGAGCCTGGCAGGCCTCGATCAGCTCAAGCAGCACTGCCGCGGGAACCTTGCCAAGTTTGCCGGACTTCCAGGCATCCCACTGCTCGACGAGTGCCTCGTCCCCAGCCTCCATCTGCACACGACCCAACATGGCCAGAGCCTTCTGCTTCTCCAATGTGGTCCCGCTTTTGTATAGCTTCTTCGCTTCTGCCGCGGCCTGGGCCCGGTCACGCAAGAGCACATTGTCCAACGCCGCGACCCGAAGAAGTTCCGGTGCTTTCGCCCCCAGGATGGCGTCTAGCGCCGCCACCAAATCGTCAGAACCTGGATGCTGATCCGCAAGCAACCGGAGGGCCTCCACCCGCACCTCAGGACTGGCGCTTTCCTCCATCACCGCGGCACGCGCTACGCGAGACTCTACCGGCACGCGATGGATCGTGAGCAGCTGAACCACCTTGGCCTTGAGCTCTTTCTCAGGAAGCCCCATGAGGGCGTCAATCTTGGCAAGCGCCACCATTGCCAGGGTTTTCGGATCCGCGGAGCCAACGATCACCCGATATCGCCCGTCCACACGGTCTAGAACTGGCGGGTCATTCCAGAGCATGGCCAATTCCAAAGCTTCCATTCGCAGGGGAAGGGGCGAATCCTGACGAAGGGCGTAAGTGATCAGACGTTCAGCGTTCTCCTTGCCTCCGGTCCGCAGGCAGGCATTGAGCGCCCGGCGGGCCACCGCGTCAGGCAAAGCAGAGCTTTTGTCCAACAGCACAATCAACTGGGGCAAGGCAGCCACGATGGACTCGTCATCGTAGATGGCCCGGGCGGCTTCGGAGGCGATCTTGGGATCAGGATCTTTGAGAAATCCGGCCACTCCCGGATGATTCAACCGTCGCAGGGCCAGGAGGCTGGCCATTCGTACCGCACGGTTGGGATGGGCGGCCGATCCCGCCAGAGCATCCGGCGAAGTGCAACCCAGAAGACCGACTACACAAGCGTGGCGAATCCATGGGTCCAGGTCACCGTTTGAAGCGGCCAGTTGGATCAGCGGCAGAGTGGCCACGCTGGTCTTGCATTTACCGAGCGCAATCGCGGCGTGGAAGCGGACGCGGGGATGCGGATCGGAAAGAAGCGGCACCAGATGCCCGCTTTGGACGTCATGGCCTGCAGCATCTCCCATCATTCGGGCCGTCAGCGCACGGATCTCTGGGTCGGAATCCTGGGTGAGATCGTCGAGAATCGTGGTGGCCGCATACTTGCCAGCCCGCATGAGCTGTCCCAATCCCCAGAGGGCGTGCAGGCGCCCCAACTGGGGCTGCTTCCTATCCAACACGACGGATTCCAGGGCCTCGTAAGCGCCTCGCTTTGCCAGCTCAAACTGCGCCCCACGGCGCACCCGCTGGTCAGCGTGCCCCAGCAGCGCGGCGAGCGCCGGGACTTCGCGGGTCTCAAAGCCAGCTTTCAACAGGGTGGCAGTCTCCTGGCGATCCGCCTGCCCCTCTCCGGCAGGATCATCCACCGTCCATACCGCACCGATTTCATTCAGCGCATAGTCCCCACCCCAATCCACCATGAACAACTTGCCGGAGGGGCCCCAGCTCATGCCGATTCCCATGACGCCACTGGCCACCATCTTGTCTTCCTTCAGCCCGAAGGACGCGCCTTCCGGCGTCACCCTCATGGCATTCATCTTCCCGGAGGGGAATTGGTTCAGGAAAAACGTATCCTTCCACCCCCGAGCCAGGGCCGTGCCCGGATTGTACGCGAAGCCCGAGGGGCCATCATGGGAGCTCGCCAGAGGCGGGGTGATGTACTCCGGCTGGGAGGCGTGTAGAGGCTGCCACAAGCCCTCATCCACCCAGGGGCAATACCCCTTCATGTATTGAAAGCTACAGCGCCATCCGGAATCACTCTGCTCGGTGATGTACACCAGGCGTTCCTTTTCGTCCGGCTTGTCCGCATCGTTGTCCACGCCAAAGAGATTGCCGTAGTCATCGAACGCCACTTCCTGCACGTTGCGCAGGCCATGGGCAAAGATCTCAAACCCGCTCCCATCAGGTTCGCACCGCAACACCGCCCCTTGATGCGGGGCTGATGCTCTCCTGCCTTCCTTGGTAATGACGTTCGTGCCCTTGTCACCGATCGTCCAGTAAATGCGCCCATCCGGTCCAACGCACAGACCGTGCATGTCATGCCCGGCGTAGGCGATGTGGTGACCAAACCCGTGAGCTACGATTTCGCGTTCATCCGCCACGCCATCGTCATTGGTATCCCGCAGGCGCCAGAGATCCGGCGCGATGGTGCAATACACCCAGCCGTCATGCCAGAGGATGCCAGCCGCAATCCCCGTCACCTCCGTATTAAAGCCCTCGGCAAACAACGTCCGCTTGTCGGCCACGCCGTCTCCATCGCTGTCTTCCAGCCGGTAAATCCTCTCGGAATGCACGGTCAGGTCCTTCCAGTCGATCGAGCCGTCTCCATTGTGGTCTTTGAGGCTCCCTTCAGGCTTGAGCATCTTCCCCGGAGCCAGCACGTCATGGTAGAAGGCCTCTTTCTGCTCGATGCTCTCAAGGCGCACATCACGCGGGATCCACTGTGTGTGCTCCCGGATGTCGAGATCCGCCACCTTACGACGGGTCGTTTGAGTGACATAAACCCGCCCCTGAGGATCCACCGTGCAGGCCACGGGATCCGGCACATTGATGTCTCCAGACCACTTGTGGAGTTTCAGCCTGGACGAACCAAGCGTTGACTGCGCCACCGCGTCGCCACCACCGCCCAAGGCAAGAAGTGAAAGGGTAAAGACCGCACCAGTCGTGCCGAAGGGGTGCAGAAAACGAGTCAAAATCATGCACCGTGTCTTTCACCTCTTTTTGCCCATCACGCAACCAGCGGAAACTCAACAATTGCCCACGCGGAGGGCAAAAACCGAACCTCCAGCGCCCTGTGCGGAAAGTGAAGAGCATGGCATTGTTCAAACACGCCCCGCGTGCGCTACACCTCAGCACTCCGCGCCCTACTCGCACTCGAGGGTTCAACATGAACAGCCATCCGATGAAACGAGCATAGCGACTGAAACCCAGTGAAATCGTACTGCGGAAACTCTACTGCGGAGCGGTAGGCCATCAGCGCAGTCAATCCTTCCCCAACCAGCCCCCCAGAAGCCAATCGCTCCGAGGACGTCCGGAGGTAGTGCAACAAAAAAGCACGGCGGGTTGCCGTGCTTTTAAGTGACCCTTGAGACGCGAATGAAGCCCTAAGGAGCCTTGGGAGCTTCCGCGGGCTTGGCCTCCTCAGGTGCCTTTGGGGCCTCGACCTTGGGAGCCGCAGCGGAAGCGGGTTTGGCTTCGGGAGATGCCGCAGGCTTTTCGGCAGCCTTGGGAGCTTCAGCGGGCTTCTCGGCGGGCTTGGCTGCCTCTTTGGCTTGGGGTTTCACCTCTTCTGCGGCAGGAGTCGGCGCGGGAGCGGCCGGCACAGGGGCGGCTGTAGGAGCCGGCGCGGGTGCAGCCGGAATCATCGGCGCGGCGGGAGCCTTCAGGAGCGGAGGCGGCGCAGCCCCCAGGGATCCTTCTGCCGGAGATCCTGCACTTCCAGGTGTACCCTCTGCGGACTTGTCACGAAGGACCTCGGAGCGCTTCTTGAGCAGATCCGATACGCCGTAGCTGCTCACTTCAAACACCTTGCCCTCTGTAGCCTTCTCTTTGGCAAGCTTCGCTTCCAGCAGTTTGCCTGCCGCAGCGAACTCGTCGTCGAGACGCTTCTTGTCTTCGGGCTTCTCATCCGCCGCAGGCTTGCGCTCTTTCGGGAAGTTGCCAGATACCTGCACGGTGAGGAAATACTTGGGCTCCGCATCGCCTTCCTTCTTTTCAAGAAGCTGCACCTCGTAGCTGAAGCCCTTGAAGGTTTCCAGTTTCACCTTGGTCGCCCCCTTCATGAACTCGGGAGTAGCCTGTTCTTTGGTCAGCACATCATTGAAGACCACCGCCGAAAGCGCACGGTTGAGCACGTCAGCCTTGGCCGTGTCCAGTTCTTCACCCGGCTTCGCGTCGGTGAGAAGGAAAGGATTCTGCAAGTCCTTGCGGGAAGCACTCCAGCCG contains these protein-coding regions:
- a CDS encoding PVC-type heme-binding CxxCH protein, which codes for MILTRFLHPFGTTGAVFTLSLLALGGGGDAVAQSTLGSSRLKLHKWSGDINVPDPVACTVDPQGRVYVTQTTRRKVADLDIREHTQWIPRDVRLESIEQKEAFYHDVLAPGKMLKPEGSLKDHNGDGSIDWKDLTVHSERIYRLEDSDGDGVADKRTLFAEGFNTEVTGIAAGILWHDGWVYCTIAPDLWRLRDTNDDGVADEREIVAHGFGHHIAYAGHDMHGLCVGPDGRIYWTIGDKGTNVITKEGRRASAPHQGAVLRCEPDGSGFEIFAHGLRNVQEVAFDDYGNLFGVDNDADKPDEKERLVYITEQSDSGWRCSFQYMKGYCPWVDEGLWQPLHASQPEYITPPLASSHDGPSGFAYNPGTALARGWKDTFFLNQFPSGKMNAMRVTPEGASFGLKEDKMVASGVMGIGMSWGPSGKLFMVDWGGDYALNEIGAVWTVDDPAGEGQADRQETATLLKAGFETREVPALAALLGHADQRVRRGAQFELAKRGAYEALESVVLDRKQPQLGRLHALWGLGQLMRAGKYAATTILDDLTQDSDPEIRALTARMMGDAAGHDVQSGHLVPLLSDPHPRVRFHAAIALGKCKTSVATLPLIQLAASNGDLDPWIRHACVVGLLGCTSPDALAGSAAHPNRAVRMASLLALRRLNHPGVAGFLKDPDPKIASEAARAIYDDESIVAALPQLIVLLDKSSALPDAVARRALNACLRTGGKENAERLITYALRQDSPLPLRMEALELAMLWNDPPVLDRVDGRYRVIVGSADPKTLAMVALAKIDALMGLPEKELKAKVVQLLTIHRVPVESRVARAAVMEESASPEVRVEALRLLADQHPGSDDLVAALDAILGAKAPELLRVAALDNVLLRDRAQAAAEAKKLYKSGTTLEKQKALAMLGRVQMEAGDEALVEQWDAWKSGKLGKVPAAVLLELIEACQARRSSAPALEERLATHDKALAEKAGTAAAFEECLEGGDAKLGKEIALQNLTANCTACHKFESKEGSTVGPALNLIGKQKDRIYLLEALITPSKAVAPGFGIMTVTLKDGKMLTGTLVANTSSTLQLRLADGALEKVDTAQIESKTDPISVMPPMGAMLNKRQVRDLVAYLASLDGGASKKSSKSGNSPK
- a CDS encoding response regulator; protein product: MTTHFPNRDQPPDTPICVVEDDPTVLRAISWLLAAEGYDILGFSLPQEFLTHVSTNNVPLVVLDVWMEGMSGLEVQTRLRAISPTTKVIIMTANADPATRSQAEAGGVAAFFVKPFDTDSFVQAIAAMVGRRKPARVP
- a CDS encoding response regulator transcription factor — its product is MKATSSPPVVYVVDDDELVRRSLQRLFLSAGHDAFTFSSAESYLQQVLPTRPACLVLDLQMPGLNGFALQDELTARGSHEGIVFISGHGDVPACARALKKGAVDFLMKPFGDDRLLASVEEALAYSERTLKQALSRQGVQELLATLTPREMEVLRGVIAGYLNKQIAADLGTSEKTIKVHRGRVMEKLEVHSVAELVRMCAMIGLEPGSAGAGREEAVST
- a CDS encoding DUF4340 domain-containing protein, translated to MKKPVVLLIVLGGLVGFAFFYGKLRDKSLNSARLVGVKDRATLFTDLPSKDIRQVVIREGKSTVTLVVEGDKWVVNERENYPAAYEKLSKAVADIAGLKLLSKQTVGKSVLGEVGLLPPGEAGPESTGLQVELKDEKGEVLGSFVAGKSVESTGGASSGNFMGGAGQQRWIRNPKDGDTVWLTGESLYELQADPKAWLDKAFIDVQEIKAVTITPPNTADGWSASRKDLQNPFLLTDAKPGEELDTAKADVLNRALSAVVFNDVLTKEQATPEFMKGATKVKLETFKGFSYEVQLLEKKEGDAEPKYFLTVQVSGNFPKERKPAADEKPEDKKRLDDEFAAAGKLLEAKLAKEKATEGKVFEVSSYGVSDLLKKRSEVLRDKSAEGTPGSAGSPAEGSLGAAPPPLLKAPAAPMIPAAPAPAPTAAPVPAAPAPTPAAEEVKPQAKEAAKPAEKPAEAPKAAEKPAASPEAKPASAAAPKVEAPKAPEEAKPAEAPKAP